The window GAAGAGATCCCGCAGAAAGTTGACGTCCTGGAACGCGGCGCCGAGCCGGCGCGCCCCTTCGACGAGCGCCGGATCGGGGAGGGCGGGTCGGGGGTTGTCGGCGTTGACGAACACGTGGAGGCACATCAGGCCCACCACCTCCGCCGAGCCGTAGACGTAGGAGTCGTGCGAGGCGTCGTCGTGGTTGGCGACGGTGAGGTCGGTGCGCATGGACTGGAAGAAGGGCGCGATGAGATCGGCGCCGATGAGGCATTCCCGGGCGGTGCGGGCGAAGGCGTGCACGACGAGGTTGGAGCTGAATCCACGGTCGATGGCCGCCATCGTCTCGTGCTCGAGATCGTCCAGGACCGCCCGTTCCGCCTCGGGATCCAGACCCGCCTCGTGGGCGGGCCCGTCGACGATCTCATCGGCCACCCGGACCAGTGCGTAGACGTTGCGGACGTGCGGCCGCGGCCGCACACCCAGCAGACGGGTGGCGAGGCCGAACGAGGTCGAATACGCGGCGATCACTGCGGCGGATGCGTCCTCGGCCGTGCGGTCGTACTGAGCGAGCCCGGTGGGACGATCGCCGGATGCGGTCACGGAATCCTCTCCTGAATGCGGACGCAGAGGTCCTGCAACAGCATTCTCGCAGCGACGGGGAGCTCTCGGGCGGCGGAGTGCTTTCCTGCTCCCGCGAGTGTGTCGTC of the Microbacterium invictum genome contains:
- a CDS encoding phytoene/squalene synthase family protein, with translation MTASGDRPTGLAQYDRTAEDASAAVIAAYSTSFGLATRLLGVRPRPHVRNVYALVRVADEIVDGPAHEAGLDPEAERAVLDDLEHETMAAIDRGFSSNLVVHAFARTARECLIGADLIAPFFQSMRTDLTVANHDDASHDSYVYGSAEVVGLMCLHVFVNADNPRPALPDPALVEGARRLGAAFQDVNFLRDLFHDEGALGRDYLGVTTGRRTRTEVLDRIDADLAAAAATIPSLPADCRRAVTVAHDLFAELSRRLRREGDDARTRVRVPDTVKAALAARAMLGLHPRGARE